Sequence from the Aquimarina sp. Aq107 genome:
CATCATCTGCATTAAGATTATTCAACATTTCACTTAGGAAACGAGAATTGAAACCAATCTGCATATCATCTCCTTGATAATCACAAGTAAGACGTTCCTCAGCTTTGTTAGAATAGTCAATATCTTCTGCTGAGATATTTAATTCTGCACCTGCTATTTTTAATCTTATTTGATGTGTAGTCTTGTTTGAGAAAATAGAAACCCTACGTACAGAATTTAAAAATTGAGTACGCGCAATTGTTAATTTATTAGGATTTTCTTTAGGGATTACAGCTTCGTAATTAGGATACTTGCCATCTATCAATCTACAGATTAACTCTGTATCCTCGAATGTGAATTTAGCATTAGACTCATTGTATTCTATTAATACTTCTGTGTCACTGCCAGCTAATATACCTTTTAAAAGATTTAAAGGTTTTTTAGGCATAATAAATTCAGCCGATTGAGATGCTTTTACATCTTCACGAGAGTATTTCACCAATTTATGTGCATCCGTAGCCACAAAAGTTAAACTTTCTGTAGAGAACTGAAAAAATACTCCACTCATAACAGGTCTAAGATCATCGTTACCAGTAGCAAAAATAGTTTTGCTAATGGCAGTAGCTAAAATATCTCCTAATAATGTTGTAGAACTTGGATCCTCTAATTCTACAGCTTTAGGAAATTCTTCTCCATCTGCATATGCTAATGCATATTTACCGTGATTAGAACTGATTTCTATAGTATTATTATCTCCTGCAACAAAAGTTAGTGGTTGCTCAGGAAACGTTTTTAAAGTTTCTAATAATAATTTTGCTGGTACTGCAATAATTCCTTCATCTGATGACTCAACCTCTAGTTTAGCAGACATAGTAGTCTCCAAATCAGATGCTGAAACTGTCAAGGAGTTATTATCTAATTCAAATAAGAAGTTATCTAGGATAGGTAGTGTGTTACTATTATTGATAACTCCACCTAATACTTGAAGTTGCTTTAATAAATACGAACTGGAAACTATGAATTTCACCCGTTTAATTTTTTTAGATTAGTACTGTTTTTACAGTAGCCATATATTAATAGCTAACGCAAATATAATTGTAATCTACAAGGATTTCATTATGCCAAAAACGTTAGTTATTAACAAACAGCTAGGAGTTATTGACTATGCTCGATCAGATGTAGATATTACCTTGAATACGTTATAAGATGATTCTTCAAAATAAACCATCTATTAGTGTTAGTTTTTACTATAAATATCGACATATTAAGCAAAAATTTTGCTTTAATACTTATGAAATCCAAGATCCAATTTGTACTATGTCTGTTACTTACAAGTAACCTTCTTTTGGCCCAGAAAACAACTGATCCTTATAATCAAAATGAAGAATTAGGAAAAGTACGATGGTTGCGGGATTATGATACTGCAATAGCGCTCGCTAAAAAGGAAAATAAAGATGTGTTGATTTTATTTCAAGAAGTGCCAGGTTGTAGTACTTGTAGAAATTATGGACATAACGTTTTAAGTCATCCTTTGATGGTTGAAGCTATAGAAAATTCATTTATACCGTTAGCGGTATTTAATAACAAAGGAGGTAAAGATGCGGAAATACTTCGTAAGTATAGTGAGCCTAGTTGGAACAACCCAGTAGTTCGTATCGTTGATATTAATGGAGATGATGTAATAAAACGGATAGGGGATGACTATTCTGCACTGCGTTTGTGTAAAAGTATGCAACAAGCTATTGAAGAAAAAGGGCGAGAAATTCCTGAATACATCAATTTATTGGCGCAAGAATTATCCGTAAAGAAAGTGCATAAAGCTTATTATAAGATGTCTTGTTTTTGGTCTGGTGAGAAGGAGTTAGGTAAATTAACAGATGTATTAAATACAAAGTCTGGATTTATAGATTATAGCGAGGTAGTAGAAGTTACATATAACCCTAGGGGATTGACCAAAAAAGAATTAGATACATATGCAAAATCTAATGGTATGACCTTAATTGATAATCAACAATCGTATCAATCTTCATCAAAGGATATACATTATTATTTACAACAGACAAATTTTAAATACATACCATTGACCAAAATTCAGCAAACGAAAATTAATAGTGCTTTGGGTGATGGTAAGTCTGCATTACATTTCTTGAGTCCTACTCAGCTAAAATGGTTTAAGGCGATTAAAAATAATAGAGATGAGGTATTGTTTCATGTAAGTTTTGCCAAAGCCTGGATCAAAAAAAACAAAGGAAAAGGAGCTATCTAATACTTGTTATAGTTTGGTTGTTATATAAAAGTGGAGATTCGTAATATCACTTCCGAACTGAGGATATGATATTGTTTAAATTTATTCATCTTTCATCAACTGA
This genomic interval carries:
- the dnaN gene encoding DNA polymerase III subunit beta, translated to MKFIVSSSYLLKQLQVLGGVINNSNTLPILDNFLFELDNNSLTVSASDLETTMSAKLEVESSDEGIIAVPAKLLLETLKTFPEQPLTFVAGDNNTIEISSNHGKYALAYADGEEFPKAVELEDPSSTTLLGDILATAISKTIFATGNDDLRPVMSGVFFQFSTESLTFVATDAHKLVKYSREDVKASQSAEFIMPKKPLNLLKGILAGSDTEVLIEYNESNAKFTFEDTELICRLIDGKYPNYEAVIPKENPNKLTIARTQFLNSVRRVSIFSNKTTHQIRLKIAGAELNISAEDIDYSNKAEERLTCDYQGDDMQIGFNSRFLSEMLNNLNADDVQLEMSLPNRAGILTPTDGLDEGESVTMLVMPVMLNN
- a CDS encoding VPGUxxT family thioredoxin-like (seleno)protein, type 2; this translates as MKSKIQFVLCLLLTSNLLLAQKTTDPYNQNEELGKVRWLRDYDTAIALAKKENKDVLILFQEVPGCSTCRNYGHNVLSHPLMVEAIENSFIPLAVFNNKGGKDAEILRKYSEPSWNNPVVRIVDINGDDVIKRIGDDYSALRLCKSMQQAIEEKGREIPEYINLLAQELSVKKVHKAYYKMSCFWSGEKELGKLTDVLNTKSGFIDYSEVVEVTYNPRGLTKKELDTYAKSNGMTLIDNQQSYQSSSKDIHYYLQQTNFKYIPLTKIQQTKINSALGDGKSALHFLSPTQLKWFKAIKNNRDEVLFHVSFAKAWIKKNKGKGAI